One Longimicrobium sp. genomic window carries:
- a CDS encoding DinB family protein, whose protein sequence is MSIAEDLLPEFDYEMATTRRMLERVPGDQGQWKPHPKSFPLGHLAQLVATMPGWLVGILKDTKIDLAAYPGYSYETTETLLGKFDQLAGAAREALASARDEDFSVPWSLVAGPQVLFTSTRREQVWQTINHLVHHRGQLSVYLRLLDVPVPSIYGPTADEPWGGAPPAA, encoded by the coding sequence ATGAGCATCGCCGAAGACCTGCTCCCCGAGTTCGACTACGAGATGGCGACCACGCGCAGGATGCTGGAGCGCGTGCCGGGCGACCAGGGGCAGTGGAAGCCGCACCCCAAGTCGTTCCCGCTCGGGCACCTGGCGCAGCTCGTGGCGACCATGCCCGGCTGGCTCGTCGGGATCCTGAAGGACACGAAGATCGACCTGGCCGCGTATCCCGGCTACAGCTACGAGACCACCGAGACCCTGCTCGGGAAGTTCGACCAGCTCGCCGGCGCGGCGCGCGAGGCGCTCGCGTCCGCCCGGGACGAGGACTTCTCGGTGCCGTGGTCCCTGGTGGCCGGCCCGCAGGTCCTCTTCACGTCGACCCGCCGCGAGCAGGTGTGGCAGACCATCAACCACCTGGTCCACCACCGCGGCCAGCTCTCCGTGTACCTGCGCCTGCTGGATGTGCCGGTGCCGTCGATCTACGGCCCCACCGCCGACGAGCCCTGGGGAGGGGCGCCGCCCGCGGCGTGA